A portion of the Patagioenas fasciata isolate bPatFas1 chromosome W, bPatFas1.hap1, whole genome shotgun sequence genome contains these proteins:
- the LOC136115714 gene encoding olfactory receptor 14A16-like, which yields MRNSLFICLREVSPNLSLSFPPCTRPHAQRQQMSNSSSITQFLLLPFADTRELQLLHFWLFLAIYLAALLGNGLIITTIAWDQHLHTPMYFFLLNLALLDLGSISTIVPKSMANSLWDTRSISYTGCAAQLFFFVLLIAAEFFLLTVMSYDRYVAICKPLHYGTLLGSSACVHMAAAAWATGFLYSLLHTANTFSLPLCKGNALGQFFCEIPQILKLSCSHSYLREAGFIMISACLVFGCFVFILLSYVQIFRAVLRIPSEQGRHKAFSTCLPHLAVLSLFVSTCMFAYLKPPSISSPWLDLVVSVPYSVVPPAVNPLIYSMRNQDLKDALWKFIS from the coding sequence atgagaaacagcctgtttatttgcctcagagaagtctcccctaacttgtcactgtcctttcctccttgcacacgtcctcatgcccagaggcagcaaatgtccaacagcagctccatcacccagttcctcctcctgccgttcgcagacacacgggagctgcagctcttgcacttctggctcttcctggccatctacctggctgccctcctgggcaacggcctcatcatcaccaccatagcctgggaccagcacctccacacccccatgtacttcttcctgctcaacctcgccctcctcgacctgggctccatctccaccattgtgcctaaatccatggcaaactccctgtgggacaccaggtctatctcctacacaggatgcgctgcccagctctttttctttgtccttttgATAGCAGCAGAGTTTTTtcttctcaccgtcatgtcctacgaccgctacgttgccatctgcaaacccctacactatgggaccctcctgggcagcagcgcttgtgtccacatggcagcagctgcctgggccactgggtttctctattctctgctgcacacggccaatacattttcactgccactgtgcaagggcaatgccctgggccagttcttctgtgaaatcccccagatcctcaagctctcctgctcacactcctacctcagggaagctgggtttATTATGATTAGTGCCTGCTTAgtgtttggatgttttgttttcatcctgctgtcctacgtgcagatcttcagggccgtgctgaggatcccctctgagcagggtcggcacaaagccttttccacctgcctccctcatctGGCCGTGCTCTCCCTGTTTGTTAGCACTTGCATGTTTGcttacctgaagcccccctccatttcttctccatggttggatctggtggtgtctgttccatactcagtggtgcctccagcagtgaaccccctcatctacagcatgaggaaccaggacctcaaggatgccctgtggaaattcatatcttag